A genome region from Cryptosporidium parvum Iowa II chromosome 8, whole genome shotgun sequence includes the following:
- a CDS encoding PAN2 family 3'5' exonuclease, UBC hydrolase (inactive) plus nuclease, with protein MQNRLLYSEGDYEDSFLSGVVGLDTGSNGSGNSSRRANQGGAAGGTESGGIGLYDSRISNKGGAYYSSEINHGLTSMSGGRSSVGYYDHFGGVGSGHLDSGLGALGADLRVGQAPWGWETYTSYNMIGLFSSHTNNKKIRPFISSIYCDPFYELLWLGWTNGFLSSFRFPHCSRYTAFPVGIADSASGGGLVRDNVIYMGFPSSSHLYTVTNSGIGVYSRGGAPISSHSYNTLTNEKQQSSKILCCDSNRYQSYMMSSHPIIGIGTGKGVSILDLQQVRPIHSIPYSGSISCIKSSASSSSFIVGGVNMLGIADTRLPRLGHTIQIHPTNSGQNETLVSGLAVNEYTVAIITSTISNRKISSDELLSSVGGVCGLPVLDLIRIHPGEVSTSPEMMVYKKNLDLTNMMRDSVVRLYDTRKFRPRKNISFSPGPINIAWSDNSLAISAGTATTPDFEDLYVIGNNGQWQIYHSNIDQMEFYATPSVPLSNLNFSSSSNYLILADTSGSIHTMQRPHTNGGITSSSSIQPNTSSNTNISTSNTKLEQQQITGSGISGGGVGGGMGSSSAYNHQNHQHSFSVFHSYPLPNLNIPGASIGGGYNRQMNTSLYNYSYVKSIQTLMGIASNPVTKPITHNVGHPTIPNLTVALRYLQGRPVVAYDSLNSVGIPPILEKLHNGKLNIKEDNLLSFNNKFDIDQIRKIQTEFGWNTYKSSDELPHGLTIVKARTIPRQTDSSLGLNISTSNLPGPQNSAIRSPPNVGDMQGLVHAMGGINKQSGIQSNTREHNEGGEARHGHSSGALAFSVEYIREVRPEMDHYKLKALDFRMVDFIKAAINPDTTKYRNNNLVYGIPLLCLRGSMPIWYYRKKKNMSLYAFGGTQGSSGEHSHTKSLSLVPVKFHYKPRLNPNRREKMKNRRMMGGGTSIENSTAGTSGQGVAHTAGALGNMSTSSSLPNGGDAQTVSRAEDDQSSIGEGLVSIEFDNDTLDFTQPFFMLLSFIPKLSYDILLAHVPGCTSEFCLACELVHLTFMLYSCKFNLKNGKGRNPDLFPCVILNSIYTLNMLRTVRHIPEIKQLGIDSEDSQQSLVGAPGIGGGSVNSNGSLGGTGVGELKFGGVGSGVGSGSPTGGFDDINFNGMSLLSHLPQAAFNQIRKTEIFWKFFLENLKVDMMNKTNFNPNTERIIDEQETSTPGQFGGTNENCIFEKLIDSLFNIEVTTISSCVQAKHAFKSTQIVTYLDIPANHLLAQNSMPIGQKLDTSSKMGQKDDLILSQKLKSEKFLKALNSNLLRIIAGRSFCKECGTSTACQHVRCITKLPQLLVLSCNIQSLKHWNEYGGMSPEEHEEFVKKSQGISGSGSGTNHEQLPNTEYSIPFDIRFSKLRKGFSSQNGRATGETSGGIDIIQVDKTTVFTEGSIGHNGERDKESKLDNENPNMGGNYQEYELVALIFGVYQGCSIQLPSGTHFCMYVKHKLLFNEMNNTQDKWYMINGSSILPVNNKNEIINFTSCWKLPTFLFYSDKKGNLLNYLFNKYPCLEFQLDLAQSDLDLLVRKVSGTDNDDEECIDQENEKDSLSKDKVIPDQSPDNNSETNTNLESSHLTQNISEMDILDIHGIKFKIPWKYPKIIHEHVIQQLESIIKLIKNEKNLSENPDPSQINDQSPFTTRELSNLCLNYFVRYPFSKGLLKKPKEINERFINTPSHSEFIQNSPMIVALDSEYVALDVEQSVVRSDGTKEILKKSQLSLARVSIVRCGKISLTGANDNVEIDNKKGLIMDHYVSYGSNSQQPRDYLTKYSGVRPGDLDPKTSSHFLTSKSCILKKLQFLVDAGVVFIGHALPSDFKIINIYVPPFQIIDTVEIYRLPDERYISLKFLAKFVLNKNIQTEVHDSIVDAKTALELFLKHLSLKKSGSWNDFLSFLYSKGHSVDWKIEAIENSNFEHN; from the coding sequence ATGCAGAACAGGCTATTATATTCAGAAGGAGACTATGAGGACTCTTTTTTAAGCGGAGTTGTTGGTCTAGATACCGGATCAAATGGTTCAGGCAATTCTTCTAGAAGAGCTAATCAAGGAGGAGCAGCAGGGGGAACTGAATCAGGAGGGATTGGACTTTATGACAGTagaatttctaataaagGCGGCGCATATTATTCTTCAGAAATTAATCATGGATTAACAAGTATGAGTGGTGGTAGATCATCTGTTGGCTATTATGATCATTTTGGTGGGGTTGGATCGGGACATTTGGATAGTGGCTTAGGGGCTTTAGGAGCAGACTTGAGAGTTGGACAAGCTCCATGGGGATGGGAAACATATACGAGTTATAATATGATTGGCTTGTTTTCTTCCCatactaataataagaaaattaggccttttatttcttcaatttattGTGATCCATTTTATGAGCTCCTTTGGCTTGGTTGGACAAATGGATTTCTGAGTTCATTCAGATTTCCCCATTGTAGTAGATATACAGCATTTCCAGTAGGAATAGCTGATTCTGCAAGTGGGGGTGGACTTGTCAGAGATAATGTGATTTACATGGGATTTCCATCATCTTCGCACTTATATACAGTGACTAATAGTGGAATAGGTGTCTATTCCAGAGGAGGAGCACCAATATCTTCTCATTCATATAATACACTAACCAATGAAAAGCAACAAAGCTCAAAAATACTGTGCTGTGATTCAAATAGATATCAGTCTTATATGATGAGTAGTCATCCAATCATTGGTATTGGAACAGGAAAAGGTGTGTCAATCCTAGATTTACAGCAAGTACGACCAATTCACAGTATTCCATATAGTGGAAGTATTAGCTGTATTAAAAGCTCAGCAAGTTCCTCAAGTTTTATTGTTGGAGGAGTAAATATGCTTGGAATTGCTGATACAAGACTTCCAAGATTAGGACATACTATTCAGATACATCCTACTAATTCAGGACAAAATGAGACATTGGTTTCAGGATTAGCAGTTAATGAATACACAGTAGCAATAATTACCAGTACAATCTCAAATAGGAAGATATCGTCGGATGAACTTTTAAGTTCTGTTGGAGGAGTTTGTGGACTTCCTGTGCTTGATTTAATTAGAATCCATCCTGGAGAAGTTTCTACTTCACCAGAAATGATGGTTTATAAGAAGAACTTAGATTTGACAAACATGATGAGGGATTCTGTAGTTAGATTATATGATACCAGAAAATTCAGACCAAGGAAAAATATCTCATTTTCTCCAGGACCAATAAACATTGCTTGGAGTGATAATTCACTGGCCATTTCAGCAGGAACTGCTACTACACCTGATTTTGAGGATTTATACgttattggaaataatggACAGTGGCAAATTTACCACTCTAATATAGACCAAATGGAATTCTATGCTACTCCATCTGTTCCTTTATCAAATCTTAATTTTAGCTCGTCTAGCAATTACCTAATATTGGCTGATACTTCTGGGTCAATCCACACCATGCAGAGGCCTCATACAAATGGAGGAATAACTTCCTCATCTTCAATTCAACCAAATACTTCATCAAACACGAATATTAGTACAAGCAACACAAAACTAGAACAGCAACAAATCACAGGTTCAGGAATTTCTGGAGGTGGTGTTGGTGGAGGAATGGGTTCAAGTTCGGCTTATAATCACCAAAATCATCAACACTCTTTTAGTGTCTTCCATTCTTATCCTCTTcctaatttaaatataccGGGAGCAAGCATTGGAGGAGGTTACAACAGACAAATGAATACTTCTCTATATAATTACTCATATGTGAAGTCAATTCAAACTCTAATGGGAATTGCCTCCAATCCTGTAACTAAGCCTATCACTCATAATGTTGGACACCCAACAATACCTAACCTTACAGTCGCACTCAGATATCTTCAAGGACGTCCTGTTGTTGCTTACGATTCTCTAAATTCAGTTGGAATTCCTCCTATTCTTGAGAAACTACATAATGGAAagcttaatattaaagaagataaCCTACTTAGCTTTAACAACAAGTTTGATATTGACCAAATTCGTAAAATTCAAACAGAATTTGGTTGGAATACCTACAAATCATCTGATGAGCTCCCACACGGACTTACTATAGTTAAAGCTAGAACAATTCCCCGACAAACAGATTCTTCACTTGGTCTCAATATTAGCACATCCAATCTCCCTGGACCTCAGAACTCTGCCATAAGGAGCCCGCCTAACGTGGGAGACATGCAAGGTTTAGTGCATGCAATGGGGGGCATTAATAAGCAGAGTGGAATTCAGTCAAACACGAGGGAACACAATGAAGGTGGAGAGGCCCGACATGGTCACTCTAGCGGAGCTTTGGCATTTTCTGTGGAGTATATCCGTGAAGTTCGACCAGAGATGGACCATTATAAACTAAAAGCATTGGATTTTAGAATGGTTGACTTTATAAAGGCTGCTATTAACCCTGATACGACTAAATACAGAAACAATAACTTGGTTTATGGTATCCCTCTCCTTTGTCTTAGAGGTTCTATGCCAATTTGGTACTATCGcaagaagaagaatatgTCTCTTTATGCATTTGGAGGTACTCAAGGCTCTTCAGGTGAACATTCTCACACAAAAAGCCTTTCCTTAGTCCCCGTTAAATTCCATTATAAACCAAGATTGAACCCGAATAGGCGggaaaaaatgaagaacAGAAGGATGATGGGTGGAGGAACTTCAATTGAGAATTCAACTGCAGGAACTTCGGGCCAAGGTGTCGCTCATACAGCAGGAGCTTTGGGAAATATGAGTACTAGCTCATCCCTTCCAAATGGAGGGGATGCTCAGACAGTTTCGAGAGCAGAGGATGATCAATCTTCAATTGGAGAAGGTCTGGTTTCAATAGAATTTGATAACGATACTTTGGACTTTACTCAGCCATTCTTTATGTTACTTTCTTTTATTCCAAAGCTTTCATATGACATCCTTCTTGCTCATGTACCAGGCTGTACCTCAGAATTTTGTCTTGCTTGTGAGCTTGTTCATCTAACATTTATGTTGTACAGTTGCAAgtttaatttaaagaatggAAAAGGACGAAATCCCGACTTATTTCCATGCGTAATACTCAATTCAATCTATACATTAAACATGTTAAGAACTGTTAGGCATATACCAGAAATAAAACAGCTTGGGATAGATTCCGAGGATAGTCAACAAAGTCTAGTAGGGGCTCCTGGAATTGGAGGAGGATCTGTGAATAGTAATGGCTCTTTGGGAGGTACTGGGGTTGGggaattaaaatttggaGGAGTTGGATCAGGAGTTGGATCAGGAAGTCCAACTGGTGGATTCGATGATATTAACTTTAATGGAATGTCTTTATTGAGTCACTTACCTCAAGCAGCTTTCAACCAGATTCGGAAGACCGAGATCTTTTGGAAGTTCTTCTTGGAGAATTTGAAAGTTGATATGATgaataaaacaaattttaatCCAAATACTGAAAGGATAATCGATGAGCAAGAAACAAGTACTCCTGGCCAGTTTGGAGGTACAAATGAGAAttgtatttttgaaaagttGATAGATTCtcttttcaatattgaGGTTACAACAATCAGTAGTTGTGTACAAGCTAAACACGCATTTAAATCAACGCAGATTGTCACGTATTTAGATATACCAGCAAATCATTTATTAGCACAGAATTCTATGCCGATAGGCCAGAAGTTGGATACATCTTCCAAAATGGGTCAGAAGGATGACCTAATTCTATCCCAGAAGCTGAAATCTGAGAAATTTTTGAAGGCCTTGAATTCTAACTTACTGAGGATCATTGCCGGAAGAAGCTTCTGTAAGGAATGTGGAACTTCAACTGCTTGTCAGCATGTTAGATGTATCACAAAGCTCCCTCAGCTTCTTGTTCTTTCTTGCAATATCCAGTCACTAAAACACTGGAATGAATATGGAGGTATGTCTCCTGAAGAACATGAAGAATTTGTCAAAAAGAGCCAGGGAATAAGTGGAAGTGGCTCTGGAACCAACCACGAACAACTTCCAAATACAGAATATTCAATACCTTTCGATATTCGATTCTCAAAGTTAAGAAAAGGGTTCAGTTCTCAGAATGGACGTGCCACTGGAGAGACATCAGGCGGAATAGATATTATCCAGGTTGATAAGACTACTGTATTTACAGAGGGTAGTATTGGACATAATGGTGAACGAGATAAAGAATCCAAGTTAGACAACGAAAATCCCAATATGGGAGGAAACTACCAAGAATATGAGTTAGTTGCATTGATATTTGGAGTTTATCAAGGTTGTTCAATTCAGCTTCCATCCGGTACCCATTTTTGTATGTATGTTAAGCAtaagttattatttaacGAAATGAATAATACACAAGATAAATGGTACATGATCAATGGATCTTCAATTCTTCCAGTGAATAACAAGAACgagattattaattttacatCTTGTTGGAAACTTCCTACTTTCTTATTCTATTCAGACAAGAAAGggaatttattgaattacttattcaataaatatcCATGTTTAGAATTTCAACTTGATTTGGCCCAAAGTGACTTGGATCTTTTAGTAAGAAAGGTTTCTGGTActgataatgatgatgaagaatgCATTGATCAAGAAAATGAGAAAGATTCTCTTAGTAAAGACAAAGTAATACCTGATCAAAGCCctgataataattcagaaaCTAACACCAATCTTGAATCAAGTCATTTAACCCAGAATATTTCTGAAATGGATATTTTAGATATTCATGGTATTAAATTTAAGATACCTTGGAAGtatccaaaaataatacatgAGCACGTAATACAACAATTggaatcaataataaagcTAATTAAGAACGAAAAGAATCTTTCAGAAAATCCGGATCCAAGTCAGATCAATGATCAGTCTCCATTCACAACTAGAGAACTTTCAAATCTTTGCTTAAATTACTTTGTAAGATATCCATTTTCTAAAGGACTTTTGAAGAAaccaaaagaaattaatgaaagaTTTATAAATACTCCTAGTCATTCagaatttattcaaaattctcCAATGATTGTTGCACTGGATTCAGAGTATGTTGCTTTAGATGTTGAACAATCTGTTGTAAGATCTGATGGAACAAAAGaaatcttgaaaaaatCTCAATTGTCTTTAGCAAGAGTTTCAATTGTACGTTGTGGAAAGATATCATTAACGGGAGCTAATGATAATGTTGAAATTGATAACAAAAAAGGACTGATAATGGACCATTATGTATCTTACGGATCAAATAGTCAGCAACCTAGAGATTATTTGACAAAATATTCAGGAGTGAGACCTGGAGATTTGGATCCTAAAACTTCATCTCACTTTCTTACCAGTAAATCCTGTATACTTAAGAAACTTCAGTTCTTGGTAGATGCTGGTGTAGTATTTATTGGACACGCACTCCCAAGTGactttaaaataattaatatttatgttCCTccatttcaaattattgataCTGTTGAGATTTACAGACTCCCTGATGAAAGATATATCAGTCTTAAATTTTTGGCTAAATTTGTACTCAACAAGAATATCCAAACTGAGGTCCATGATTCTATCGTTGATGCTAAAACTGCACTCGAGCTTTTCTTAAAGCACCTTTCTTTAAAGAAGAGCGGATCTTGGAATGATTTCCTTAGTTTCCTTTATTCAAAGGGTCATTCTGTTGATTGGAAGATTGAAGCTATTGAAAACTCAAATTTTGAGcataattaa